A single Triticum dicoccoides isolate Atlit2015 ecotype Zavitan chromosome 2A, WEW_v2.0, whole genome shotgun sequence DNA region contains:
- the LOC119356039 gene encoding protein unc-13 homolog isoform X2 — translation MDLLSLGLPRLNAELSDDDLRETAYEVLLASLFVSGKMYFAEEKREKKPKFLKGLRSKTEGSNSVPQMENYYTHHLDLIRVQMEISESMDTLAKRALRRIGSKMVQGQLDVPCIALQLLSSVGKFDFPTERLRVQWQRRQVNVLEELLLFSASHECNMSETLRIVLSKLKNTEDWVVSVPDGRIEVLTIIERYNTRLSTASKKFGLKGETYHWTQSYHFNSRLYEKLLSSVFDILEDGQLVEEADEILETMKLTWPILGITQKLHDALYAWVLFQKFAQTREILLLKQTDLQIQKLQLHNNVREAELYMDSFVCSVEGFGSNGALNLVDSALLKINMWCRRQLKNYHLYFSQANCSIFESMLNLVLLSAANLNDDDEESMLIGTPPGSSAESTLIHILVVRSIQAAYKHALIAADGQSKAEFKHPLILLASELKLLVEKECSAFSPVLHKYYPEAGRVALTVFHLLYGQQLELFLEGTDHSENLKEILGASSSFELCIAQKLYSMYGEAAGSSLSNFLKPYMIDRFSSSIILQWLHAQHENVLEWTKRTIEIEDWEPLSVHRKLATSMVEVFRIVEETIDQFFNSSLPLDIVHLRSLLIGITSSLQVYLLHMENQQVSRATLLPVAPVLTRYAESVNPFARRKPIEPAVREEKVANKLNNLTIPQLCVKLNTLQYIRDQLDTIEEGIKQSWVDVQSAVGLLDYLSYMASEGATSKSSPSDESIDELFTIFDDVRRTAVNITDTILNFIGTRAVFWDMRDSLLFSLYRTSVESARMEIFIPTIEQVLDQVCDLIVDVLRDRVVLRVFQACMEGFIWVLLDGGPSRAFLETDVNLMKDDLAILKDLFIAEGQGLPSDVIEKEAKLAQQILDLYALKADIIIDLLMKASEHMSHHLEPAAARRRNVHDIHTLLRVLCHKKDNGASTFLKIQYHLPRSSDYDDVPVKDAPSKVPIFSDMLNRGASFNWSETGQQSFRIMKKKLQEASWQ, via the exons ATGGATCTTCTTTCTCTAGGTTTACCTAGATTAAATGCAG AATTGTCTGATGATGATCTAAGAGAAACAGCTTATGAGGTCCTTCTCGCTTCTCTATTTGTCAG TGGAAAAATGTACTTCGCTGAAgagaagagagaaaagaagcctaaATTCTTGAAGGGTTTGAGGTCGAAGACTGAAGGATCTAATTCAGTACCTCAGATGGAAAATTATTATacccaccatcttgatttgatccGAGTACAAATGGAG ATATCAGAATCTATGGATACATTGGCTAAGAGAGCTTTAAGACGTATTGGTTCGAAGATGGTGCAGGGACAACTTGACGTGCCTTGCATAGCACTACAACTATTAAGCTCTGTTGGCAAATTTGATTTCCCAACAGAAAGATTGCGTGTACAATGGCAAAGAAGACAG GTAAATGTTCTAGAAGAATTACTTCTGTTCTCAGCATCTCATGAGTGCAACATGAGTGAAACATTGCGGATAGTTCTCTCCAAGCTAAAAAATACAGAG GACTGGGTCGTGAGTGTTCCTGATGGGCGTATTGAGGTCTTGACTATCATTGAAAGATACAACACAAGACTATCTACAGCTTCAAAGAAGTTCGGCCTTAAAGGCGAAACCTACCATTGGACTCAGAGCTATCATTTTAATTCTAGGCTATATGAGAAGCTACTCTCCAGTGTCTTCGATATTCTTGAAGATGGGCAACTTGTAGAg GAGGCTGATGAAATACTTGAAACAATGAAGCTGACCTGGCCTATATTGGGCATTACCCAAAAGTTGCATGATGCCCTGTATGCTTGGGTGCTTTTCCAGAAG TTTGCTCAAACTAGGGAAATTCTTCTACTGAAACAGACAGATCTTCAGATACAGAAACTTCAGTTACATAATAATGTTAGAGAAGCAGAGCTGTATATGGATAGCTTTGTTTGTTCTGTGGAAGGATTTGGAAGCAACGGCGCTCTAAATTTGGTGGACAGTGCCCTTCTTAAAATAAACATGTGGTGTCGCAGACAACTGAAGAATTATCACTTATACTTCAGTCAG GCTAACTGTTCAATCTTCGAGAGCATGCTGAACTTGGTGTTACTTTCAGCGGCAAATCTTAATGATGATGACGAGGAATCCATG CTCATTGGGACCCCGCCTGGCAGTTCAGCAGAATCTACATTGATTCACATACTCGTTGTCAGATCCATTCAAGCTGCATATAAGCAT GCCCTAATTGCAGCAGATGGCCAATCAAAAGCAGAATTTAAGCATCCATTGATATTGCTTGCAAGTGAGCTAAAGCTATTAGTGGAGAAAGAGTGCTCTGCATTCAGCCCAGTACTTCACAAATATTATCCTGAAGCTGGAAGAGTAGCACTAACTGTCTTTCACCTACTTTATGGCCAACAACTG GAGCTGTTCCTGgaagggacggatcattcagaaaACTTGAAAGAGATACTGGGAGCATCGAGTAGCTTTGAGCTCTGTATAGCTCAGAAGCTTTACTCAATGTACGGGGAAGCTGCTGGGTCTTCATTGTCTAACTTCCTAAAACCATACATG ATAGATCGTTTTTCTTCATCCATCATTCTTCAGTGGCTTCATGCTCAACATGAGAATGTTTTGGAGTGGACAAAGCGTACCATTGAGATTGAG GATTGGGAGCCTCTGTCAGTTCACAGGAAACTAGCAACATCTATGGTTGAAGTCTTCCGGATTGTGGAGGAG ACTATTGATCAGTTTTTTAACTCAAGTCTACCTCTGGATATTGTCCACCTGCGAAGTCTGCTTATAGGGATCACTAGCAGCCTTCAAGTCTATTTGCTTCACATGGAAAATCAACAAG TTTCTAGAGCTACCCTGCTACCTGTTGCGCCAGTCTTGACACGTTATGCGGAATCAGTTAATCCATTTGCCAGAAGGAAACCTATTGAGCCTGCAGTTCGTGAAGAGAAGGTGGCTAATAAATTGAACAATTTGACAATCCCACAATTATGTGTGAAACTCAACACCCTTCAG TACATTAGAGATCAACTTGATACCATAGAAGAGGGCATCAAACAATCCTGGGTCGATGTCCAGTCAG CTGTGGGATTGTTAGACTATTTGTCTTATATGGCCAGTGAAGGAGCTACTTCAAAAAGTTCGCCTTCTGATGAATCGATTGATGAGTTATTTACAATATTTGATGATGTGCGAAGGACTGCGGTGAATATAACTGACACGATCTTGAACTTCATTG GAACAAGGGCTGTTTTCTGGGATATGAGGGACTCGCTTCTTTTCTCCTTGTACCGTACTAGCGTTGAAAGTGCACGCATGGAGATTTTTATCCCTACAATTGAACAG GTTCTTGATCAGGTATGTGATCTAATCGTTGACGTGTTGAGAGACCGAGTTGTGCTGAGAGTTTTTCAAGCATGCATG GAAGGATTCATTTGGGTCCTACTTGATGGAGGTCCATCCCGCGCATTTTTGGAGACAGATGTGAATTTGATGAAAGATGATCTGGCTATTCTCAAG GATCTTTTTATAGCAGAAGGCCAAGGTTTACCATCAGATGTTATTGAAAAGGAGGCTAAATTAGCTCAGCAGATTTTAGACCTCTATGCGCTAAAG GCTGATATTATCATTGATTTGCTGATGAAAGCAAGTGAACATATGTCACACCATCTTGAACCCGCAGCTGCTCGGAGAAGAAATGTACATGATATCCATACCCTCCTTCGAGTTCTGTGCCATAAAAAGGATAATGGTGCCTCCACATTTTTGAAAATCCAGTATCATCTTCCAAGGTCCTCAG ATTATGACGATGTTCCTGTGAAGGATGCACCATCTAAAGTGCCTATATTTTCAGACATGCTGAATAGGGGTGCTTCAtttaattggtcagaaactgggcaGCAGAGTTTTAGGATTATGAAGAAGAAACTGCAAGAAGCTAGTTGGCAGTAA
- the LOC119356038 gene encoding E3 ubiquitin-protein ligase At1g12760-like: protein MSSSRGDALLDSAPLLGAGAGGGGQRRGNALRRPSLRGAARLLRRSGRRAMREPSMLVREAAAEHLEERQADWAYSRPVVALDLLWNISFITVAAVVLVLSRNEKSPMPLRTWVAGYALQCVVHMVCVAVEYRMRRSQRGGAPAPADEERGSDGSSSSSDEDASEHHLRGRDTDYVSLAKHLESANTMFSFIWWIIGFYWISAGGEEVIRDAPQLYWLCIVFLAFDVFFVVFCVALACIIGIAVCCCLPCIIAILYAVSDQEGASEDDIRQIPKYKFRRVDEPEKDSADATESSGGIMIECGTNQPIEKALAAEDAECCICISAYDDGAELRELPCGHHFHCACIDKWLHINATCPLCKFSIRKGGSSSGSEEV, encoded by the exons ATGTCCAGCAGCCGCGGCGACGCTCTCCTTGACTCGGCGCCGCtgctcggcgccggcgccggcggcgggggcCAGCGCCGGGGCAACGCGCTCCGCCGGCCGTCGCTGCGCGGCGCCGCGCGCCTGCTGCGCCGCAGCGGGCGGCGGGCGATGCGGGAGCCGTCGATGCTCGTGCGGGAGGCGGCGGCCGAGCACCTCGAGGAGCGGCAGGCGGACTGGGCCTACTCCCGCCCCGTCGTGGCGCTCGATCTCCTCTGGAACATCTCCTtcatcaccgtcgccgccgtcgtgCTCGTGCTCAGCCGCAACGAGAAATCCCCCATGCCGCTCCGGACCTGGGTCGCCGGCTACGCCCTGCAGTGCGTCGTCCACATGGTCTGCGTCGCCGTCGAGTACCGGATGCGCCGAAGCCAGCGCGGCGGGGCCCCAGCACCCGCCGACGAGGAGAGGGGCAGCGACGGCTCGTCCTCGTCCAGCGACGAGGATGCCAGCGAGCACCATCTTCGTGGTCGCGACACCGATTACGTCAG TTTGGCAAAGCATCTGGAGTCTgcgaatacaatgttctccttcatATGGTGGATAATTGGATTTTACTGGATATCTGCCGGGGGTGAAGAGGTTATCCGTGATGCACCTCAACTATACTG GCTTTGCATAGTCTTTCTGGCGTTTGATGTGTTCTTTGTTGTTTTCTGTGTCGCTCTGGCTTGCATTATTGGTATTGCCGTTTGTTGCTGCCTCCCTTGCATTATAGCAATTCTGTATGCTGTCTCTGATCAG GAAGGAGCATCTGAAGATGACATTCGGCAAATTCCGAAATACAAATTCCGTAGGGTGGATGAACCTGAAAAGGATTCTGCTGATGCCACTGAGTCTTCTGGTGGAATAATGATAGAGTGTGGCACCAACCAACCTATAGAGAAAGCACTTGCAGCTGAAGATGCA GAGTGCTGCATTTGCATTTCAGCATACGATGATGGTGCAGAGCTGCGTGAACTCCCTTGTGGCCACCATTTCCACTGTGCCTGCATCGACAAGTGGCTGCACATCAACGCAACATGCCCCCTGTGCAAGTTCAGTATCCGGAAGGGCGGCAGCAGCAGCGGAAGCGAGGAAGTATAA
- the LOC119356039 gene encoding protein unc-13 homolog isoform X1, whose product MDSAASLLEAYRRDRRRLLGFLLSSAGGRAVDLSRVDLDAVSADYALDCVASGAQFDASEATRRYFDDRRYPIMTSSPSGNSYFLLSRPEGSGSPPKKVAPDIGPEPPAEENSSRARKHSDSFKVAVNIQGASYVLKDLSLANTSPRQAKEMDLLSLGLPRLNAELSDDDLRETAYEVLLASLFVSGKMYFAEEKREKKPKFLKGLRSKTEGSNSVPQMENYYTHHLDLIRVQMEISESMDTLAKRALRRIGSKMVQGQLDVPCIALQLLSSVGKFDFPTERLRVQWQRRQVNVLEELLLFSASHECNMSETLRIVLSKLKNTEDWVVSVPDGRIEVLTIIERYNTRLSTASKKFGLKGETYHWTQSYHFNSRLYEKLLSSVFDILEDGQLVEEADEILETMKLTWPILGITQKLHDALYAWVLFQKFAQTREILLLKQTDLQIQKLQLHNNVREAELYMDSFVCSVEGFGSNGALNLVDSALLKINMWCRRQLKNYHLYFSQANCSIFESMLNLVLLSAANLNDDDEESMLIGTPPGSSAESTLIHILVVRSIQAAYKHALIAADGQSKAEFKHPLILLASELKLLVEKECSAFSPVLHKYYPEAGRVALTVFHLLYGQQLELFLEGTDHSENLKEILGASSSFELCIAQKLYSMYGEAAGSSLSNFLKPYMIDRFSSSIILQWLHAQHENVLEWTKRTIEIEDWEPLSVHRKLATSMVEVFRIVEETIDQFFNSSLPLDIVHLRSLLIGITSSLQVYLLHMENQQVSRATLLPVAPVLTRYAESVNPFARRKPIEPAVREEKVANKLNNLTIPQLCVKLNTLQYIRDQLDTIEEGIKQSWVDVQSAVGLLDYLSYMASEGATSKSSPSDESIDELFTIFDDVRRTAVNITDTILNFIGTRAVFWDMRDSLLFSLYRTSVESARMEIFIPTIEQVLDQVCDLIVDVLRDRVVLRVFQACMEGFIWVLLDGGPSRAFLETDVNLMKDDLAILKDLFIAEGQGLPSDVIEKEAKLAQQILDLYALKADIIIDLLMKASEHMSHHLEPAAARRRNVHDIHTLLRVLCHKKDNGASTFLKIQYHLPRSSDYDDVPVKDAPSKVPIFSDMLNRGASFNWSETGQQSFRIMKKKLQEASWQ is encoded by the exons aTGGACTCGGCGGCGTCGCTCCTGGAGGCGTACCGCCGCGACCGGCGCCGCCTCCTGGGCTTCCTCCTCTCCTCCGCCGGCGGCCGCGCCGTCGACCTCTCCCGCGTCGATCTCGACGCCGTCAGCGCCGACTACGCTCTCGACTGCGTCGCCTCCG GCGCGCAGTTTGACGCTTCGGAGGCCACCAGGAGGTACTTTGACGACAGGAGGTACCCGATCATG acgagctcgccatcagggaactCATATTTTCTTCTTTCAAGGCCAGAAGGCTCTGGTTCTCCTCCAAAGAAAGTAGCACCGGACATTGGACCCGAACCACCTGCAGAAGAGAACTCAAGTAGAGCAAGGAAACATAGTGATTCTTTTAAAGTAGCAGTTAACATTCAGGGAGCATCCTATGTTCTGAAGGATCTTAGTCTGGCAAATACGTCTCCTCGGCAAGCCAAAGAAATGGATCTTCTTTCTCTAGGTTTACCTAGATTAAATGCAG AATTGTCTGATGATGATCTAAGAGAAACAGCTTATGAGGTCCTTCTCGCTTCTCTATTTGTCAG TGGAAAAATGTACTTCGCTGAAgagaagagagaaaagaagcctaaATTCTTGAAGGGTTTGAGGTCGAAGACTGAAGGATCTAATTCAGTACCTCAGATGGAAAATTATTATacccaccatcttgatttgatccGAGTACAAATGGAG ATATCAGAATCTATGGATACATTGGCTAAGAGAGCTTTAAGACGTATTGGTTCGAAGATGGTGCAGGGACAACTTGACGTGCCTTGCATAGCACTACAACTATTAAGCTCTGTTGGCAAATTTGATTTCCCAACAGAAAGATTGCGTGTACAATGGCAAAGAAGACAG GTAAATGTTCTAGAAGAATTACTTCTGTTCTCAGCATCTCATGAGTGCAACATGAGTGAAACATTGCGGATAGTTCTCTCCAAGCTAAAAAATACAGAG GACTGGGTCGTGAGTGTTCCTGATGGGCGTATTGAGGTCTTGACTATCATTGAAAGATACAACACAAGACTATCTACAGCTTCAAAGAAGTTCGGCCTTAAAGGCGAAACCTACCATTGGACTCAGAGCTATCATTTTAATTCTAGGCTATATGAGAAGCTACTCTCCAGTGTCTTCGATATTCTTGAAGATGGGCAACTTGTAGAg GAGGCTGATGAAATACTTGAAACAATGAAGCTGACCTGGCCTATATTGGGCATTACCCAAAAGTTGCATGATGCCCTGTATGCTTGGGTGCTTTTCCAGAAG TTTGCTCAAACTAGGGAAATTCTTCTACTGAAACAGACAGATCTTCAGATACAGAAACTTCAGTTACATAATAATGTTAGAGAAGCAGAGCTGTATATGGATAGCTTTGTTTGTTCTGTGGAAGGATTTGGAAGCAACGGCGCTCTAAATTTGGTGGACAGTGCCCTTCTTAAAATAAACATGTGGTGTCGCAGACAACTGAAGAATTATCACTTATACTTCAGTCAG GCTAACTGTTCAATCTTCGAGAGCATGCTGAACTTGGTGTTACTTTCAGCGGCAAATCTTAATGATGATGACGAGGAATCCATG CTCATTGGGACCCCGCCTGGCAGTTCAGCAGAATCTACATTGATTCACATACTCGTTGTCAGATCCATTCAAGCTGCATATAAGCAT GCCCTAATTGCAGCAGATGGCCAATCAAAAGCAGAATTTAAGCATCCATTGATATTGCTTGCAAGTGAGCTAAAGCTATTAGTGGAGAAAGAGTGCTCTGCATTCAGCCCAGTACTTCACAAATATTATCCTGAAGCTGGAAGAGTAGCACTAACTGTCTTTCACCTACTTTATGGCCAACAACTG GAGCTGTTCCTGgaagggacggatcattcagaaaACTTGAAAGAGATACTGGGAGCATCGAGTAGCTTTGAGCTCTGTATAGCTCAGAAGCTTTACTCAATGTACGGGGAAGCTGCTGGGTCTTCATTGTCTAACTTCCTAAAACCATACATG ATAGATCGTTTTTCTTCATCCATCATTCTTCAGTGGCTTCATGCTCAACATGAGAATGTTTTGGAGTGGACAAAGCGTACCATTGAGATTGAG GATTGGGAGCCTCTGTCAGTTCACAGGAAACTAGCAACATCTATGGTTGAAGTCTTCCGGATTGTGGAGGAG ACTATTGATCAGTTTTTTAACTCAAGTCTACCTCTGGATATTGTCCACCTGCGAAGTCTGCTTATAGGGATCACTAGCAGCCTTCAAGTCTATTTGCTTCACATGGAAAATCAACAAG TTTCTAGAGCTACCCTGCTACCTGTTGCGCCAGTCTTGACACGTTATGCGGAATCAGTTAATCCATTTGCCAGAAGGAAACCTATTGAGCCTGCAGTTCGTGAAGAGAAGGTGGCTAATAAATTGAACAATTTGACAATCCCACAATTATGTGTGAAACTCAACACCCTTCAG TACATTAGAGATCAACTTGATACCATAGAAGAGGGCATCAAACAATCCTGGGTCGATGTCCAGTCAG CTGTGGGATTGTTAGACTATTTGTCTTATATGGCCAGTGAAGGAGCTACTTCAAAAAGTTCGCCTTCTGATGAATCGATTGATGAGTTATTTACAATATTTGATGATGTGCGAAGGACTGCGGTGAATATAACTGACACGATCTTGAACTTCATTG GAACAAGGGCTGTTTTCTGGGATATGAGGGACTCGCTTCTTTTCTCCTTGTACCGTACTAGCGTTGAAAGTGCACGCATGGAGATTTTTATCCCTACAATTGAACAG GTTCTTGATCAGGTATGTGATCTAATCGTTGACGTGTTGAGAGACCGAGTTGTGCTGAGAGTTTTTCAAGCATGCATG GAAGGATTCATTTGGGTCCTACTTGATGGAGGTCCATCCCGCGCATTTTTGGAGACAGATGTGAATTTGATGAAAGATGATCTGGCTATTCTCAAG GATCTTTTTATAGCAGAAGGCCAAGGTTTACCATCAGATGTTATTGAAAAGGAGGCTAAATTAGCTCAGCAGATTTTAGACCTCTATGCGCTAAAG GCTGATATTATCATTGATTTGCTGATGAAAGCAAGTGAACATATGTCACACCATCTTGAACCCGCAGCTGCTCGGAGAAGAAATGTACATGATATCCATACCCTCCTTCGAGTTCTGTGCCATAAAAAGGATAATGGTGCCTCCACATTTTTGAAAATCCAGTATCATCTTCCAAGGTCCTCAG ATTATGACGATGTTCCTGTGAAGGATGCACCATCTAAAGTGCCTATATTTTCAGACATGCTGAATAGGGGTGCTTCAtttaattggtcagaaactgggcaGCAGAGTTTTAGGATTATGAAGAAGAAACTGCAAGAAGCTAGTTGGCAGTAA